The stretch of DNA TTCTGCTAGGTCTGGAAATGTAGCAAATCAGTATTTGGTGTCCTATCTTGAAAATTGTGCTGCAGCTGATTAGCATGTTCAGCAACATACTAGAGTCTCACAGCTTTCGGTACATCTGAAATAGTCCAGACAGTCATAAATTGACCCTGTTTGCTGTGGGCTTAACTGTGACAGTCACGTAGAAGCTGTTGTACAGTATCTTATCCCTGGAAGATGTAGGAAACAGCTGAGACTCACagttttatattaataatatttgtCTACAGCGAGATATGTTCAAGTAGACGAAATGACAGATCAATACTAACTAGCCTGATTCCTTATGTCCTGATACCTGTTTATACAATTTAGATTTTGCCTCTTAAGCTGTTTCTGTGCCAGTGAAATTCAAATTGGTATCTGTGTGCAGCTTGAACAGAAAAAGGAcataagtgggtttttttaccacTTCCTGAGCTAACTCTCATGTAGCCTCAAGTGGGTTAAAATGCTGAATCCTAGCCTGCGGCATCCTCTACTGAATAGAGTTCAGAGATTAGTTTTTGCAATATGCATATATCAGAGATATTCATGTATATCGGAATACTTGGAACAAACGTGACAGCTGCGCTGCTGTTTACTTCCACATCTTCATACTCTTTCAGCTTTCATCTGATCTCtattattctctttcttttgataCTAAGTGCATATAATGTGtctatgtatataaatatatgttcttttatatatatacatttttgaTACAGAGGAATTGTCACAGGAATATATACAACCAATTCTCCAGAGGCTTGCCACTACATTGCTCATGACAGCAAAACCAATATCATGGTTGTGGAAAATCAGAAACAATTGGAGAAGATAATGCAGGTACCAGGTGGCTGAATGGTTACTTAAAAACCATAATTTTCCCAGTTCTCAATGCTGAATTGGTCCCAAATACCATATGCACTATCTGTATTGTGAAACCTTTCACAGGAGTGTTCTTATTCAGAAATTTGGTATCTGGTGTTTAAGCTATTGGGTAACTTGCAACTCTGTTCTCTATAGTCTCGGTGGCTTGTGTCTAAGCAGTTCTGATTCTCTCCAGCTCAGAGTTCACTGGCAGATTCACTGCAGACTTGCCTATATGGGATCAAACCCCCACATTTTAATCCCATATTTATAACATCACCGCATGATTCTGTTTGGAAAAACACGTAACAATTGAATAGAAGAGATCAGGATGATGCAAGTTTATAAAGGCCTTCCATATAAATAATAAGGATGGTAGTGTTCAGAATTTCCTCTttcaaaatgtcatcttttcctgCTTCTATCATTAACGATTAAGGTCACTGGTTTAACTGCACTTTGATAGCATGGTGGTTGACATGAGAAACTTCAGTGAGAAAGGAGGAGGCTCTTTAAGTGAACAGCCACAATTTTGACAAAACTCTTTGGCAGGTTTGAGTGGGTTTCTGCAAGGGTGACAGATTGAAAAACCAACTTGAGGGAAAGATCCCTGTTGCATGACTgggaggaggagcacaggagcagagGGGAGCTCCCTGAGAAGGGCTTGTCTGTCAGTAAGACGTTGAGGGAGGCCTGTGGCTGGAGCTGAGTCATCAAACTTGCACCAGACTGCACTGTTTGCTGATGCAGGGGGGCTCTCCATATGGAGTTTTCTGCCAAAAACATGTACCTGCCAGAGAGAACACATCCGTGgatgtttttcaaattttttagCCATAACTGCTTTATCCAACTGAGGggtttttgaaactttttttctggaagaaccctaaactgaaataatatttcagtTACTTCTAATGGTATATACATAATGGCTACCATCAAGCCGCTGCCTTTGTGTTAGCACAGGTTGATCAGGTCAGTTCAGAATGTGATTAATTCAAAGGCACCTATGAGACACTGGGTCCCACCAAGTTCAGCGACATGAATGCTCTCTGCAGGCcgtgaaaagcagagaaagaactactgaaagcagcagccattgctgtctgcctgtaagcctgcagctttgtatttttatttatctttaaaaatgtgtgtattagcttcctttcctttttttctttaaggaggTAGAACGTTTTTTTAGCAGTTTAAcaacagcttttgctgttgttgtggGACTTCTGCTGTCTTTATTGGTAACCACTGCGGCTAGGGTCAGCTTCTAGCTTGACTTGGACTGTTCCTTGATGGGCCCTTTGGTGCATTATGAGTAAGGATGCAGAGGAGCCATTtctgatatacatatatatatatgcacacgtatatatgtattttttttttaatcttttgactGAAACTGGATTTTCTAGAGCACATGGTGTAGTGTCTCCTTCACACCTCTTCTTTTTTTGAGCCAGTTCGTTGTGAGTTTAGGGGAGAATATTTGAGGGTGGAGGGAAACAGGAGGTTTCTTGTGACTGTCAAGCCATTACAGTGTTGGCAGTATTTTAGTGGAACACCCTCCCGCCCCCAAGATATgaataatagatttattttttttttttaaatccgaCAGATCTGGAATCGCTTGCCGTACTTGAAAGCTGTTGTGCTATATAAGGACTCCATTCCAGAGAGACACCCGAATTTGTATATGGTATGTGAATGCTACAACAGTTATAATTCACGAGGTATTATTTATTTGATGAATTTCTACTGTGTTTAATCTGTGAAGTGTCTACCATTTAGAATGCATTGCTGTGTTCCAGCAAACACGTTCAAAAGCTTCATCagcttttctgtttaatttacCTATAACTTGATGTTTGATACTTGACATTTAAAATTAGACCTGCCTTGCTGAACTGCCTGTCTTGTGTCTTCCTGGATTTTTACTTGACTGGATTAACAAAATGCTTATAGGCTTCAGGTGGGAATGTGTACTCTCAAACcgttaaaaataaaagtctttcaCTGGTGATAGTGAAAACTTCAGTTGTGGTTAGTTACATTGGATCCAAGAACATGAAAATGCCTGTACTTTTACAGATTATAGTTGTGTTTGGTTTGCACCAGATACTTCTCGTGACAGGCAACAggtgaagaaaaataactatgCACTACACAGAGGAGCACATTTGCTTAGTATATGTAGAATCTTTGTATCGCATGGTAAAAATGGGACAAAGCCAGGATCAGAAATTTCTGAGTGGTAGAAGTACAGCCTTTAATTTAAGAAATATGAGGACTGTAAGCAGAACAGATTTTTGTAAATGTGTTACtccaatatatttaaaaaatataattggaAGAATACAAGAATacaaaaagcagagttttaagTGGGCTACAGATTATCAGATTCTGGGCTGAAAAATTTccacttggggggaaaaaaaaagatattaatgaaGAGTGAACAgtgtagaaatattttaaaatatttgcagttttgaTAATCTGAGGGGTTACTAGGTACACAAGAGAAAAtcttctgtgcttgttttaatTATAGCTTCTTTTGCTGTGTTGAATAACATTACTGTTAATAATAAGCAGTTACGGTTACAATACTGTATGTACTGATATAGCATATGCCTTGGATCTCAGTACAATAAAAAGATTATTACAAAGATGGTCTTCGTATTTATATTTCTTAGTAAAAGGAATAAGTGCTGGCAATTAATTCTGGAACAACGTTCAGTTGCTGAAACCTAAATGCCTGAGAATTGATATATTTGAAAACACCCCTTTTCAGGTGTCATGTTGGACACGTTTTCTCAATGGAGGAGTGTAGCTGCGAGAGTGTCTGACAGCTGCCATAGTTTGTTGTCTAAAGGAAAAACCAGAGATCAAACCACCAAAGGCAGAAATGATTGTTTATTAGGTTTGATGTAAAGCAAACCGCCCAAACCACATGGCATTTGATAAAAGGGAATTGTGTTGCAAGTTGACAGCTAATACGTAATGAGCAGTTGCTGCAGAAAGGGCAGAGCCCTAGTTTGTTGGTCAGTGCCTGTTTCCAGAAGGCAAATGTGAAGTCAgtagtgtgtgtgtctgtttgtttGTACCTTTCACACTCTGTGGAACGGGAACACTGTCTGTTGCAGGTACTGTTCAGTAAACAAAGCCTAGGCAACAGATTCACAGTGGTTAACACATTCTAGTATGAGAATTCATTAAGGTCAGGAAAACAGGAACAACTGCTAAGTCACGTAGAAACAATTACATCCTTGACACCTCCAGACTTTCCAGGAGCTAGGGAAACTGATGCAGCCACATGCTGTGGGAAGGGATGTGAGAAATCCTCTGCTTGCTACAGAGCTGTGCATTGCACTGCCTCTCTTTTCAGAGATGTGGtttgtttgaagaaaatataaaactggTGATTGGTAATTAGAAGAATCCTTAGAACAGCCTTGCCACCCAAAAAAGAGGAAATCTAGGTGCCTCAGAGGATAACTACTGTAACCTTAGTAGCACACTGGTCTGAAGGAAACACTGAATTCCCCCTCAAGCACAGACTCTCCTTTTTTACCTCTGCTGTCCTTCGCATCCTCCCATTTACTGCTATGTGGTCCTGGATATATCCCCAAGAAATCATTGAAGAATGGAGGTGGTGCATCTTGCATTTGAATAACACAATTCTGTAGCACAGTATCAATCATCTGATTCCAATGGGAAACTGACAGTTTGGTTAttgactttcttaaaaaaaaaaaatgttatacttGAGTCTTCAGTTAGCATTAAAGTCAATGGTACACATAGCAGCACATCAGGTGCATGCAATAGAAGTGTCTGGGAGCAGCCAGTATAACAGAGGATCAGGTTCAGCATTCTTCTGGGCCAATTTGTGCGGCACAAAAGTCCAGCATCATCAAAGGTTTAGCTCATTCTAGATTGAGCCAAATTTGAATGGAAGTTGTGACCAGCCTCATAGGCTCTGTTTGCTATAAAATAGCAGATAATTTGGGCAAACATTCACACATCTAGATGATGATGCTTTTGCAAAGCAGCTTTCATCCAATTGCTTTATATTTGTATAGAGGAGACGGAATTATAGATAGAATGCACAAGTATACTCTTACTTAAAAACAGTACATCCAGATTCCTTTAAATAAGACTCAGAATCATTCTAACAGCGTGACATAGTAACGGAATTTTAGCCTCTATGACTTGTCTGTAGTATCCGTCTTGGAGGAGGAATAGTGTTACCATTTCCTTCTTAGATCCTGAAAAGACACATGGCAGCACAATTTTAGATAGCCTATTTGCAATTAACACTTAAAGTTCTAAGCTAGTCCTATCCTATTTCTTACACAGGCAAGACCTGGCAAAACTTGCCTTGGCAACATGTTCAGAGCAAGGCACTgaattcttctgctgtttttgtAGTGCATCTTTCCCACTTGTAAGAAGCCATTTGATGTCCCGTGTTTTCTGTTACATGTTCTAGATGGAAGAGTTCCTGGAGTTGGGAGATGACATACCTGATGCTACTTTGGATTACATTATTAACTCCCAAAAGCCGAATCAGTGCTGTGTACTGATATACACATCCGGAACAACTGGGAAGCCAAAAGGAGCCATGCTGAGTCATGACAATGTATGTACTTTAGGCTCCTCCTTTAGCATAGAAATAGCAAAGTATGAGGATGTTTATGCCTGTGTTTTGAAATGGCTGGTACGTACGGGAGCCTTGAAAtccttttgcttttgaaacaTGGGTAGTGTACTAGAAAGCAATATCCAAAATGTAGTCGGTTGTTTCTGGTAAGTATAAGCACGGTAGAGAATGAAACTCCATTCAGACAGGCACTTCACCAGGTTGAACAGTTCatgagtatttcttttttttattcactggTTTTCTTGTGAGATATAATgcatattttcataaaaataattcacagaTTGCCATAAAGTCTCTCAGGTGATGTCAcaggtcattttaaaaaaattaatcgtATGTATCAGCCAACCACTATCAAAACTGCCTGATAGACTACTTttgcaaattttattaaaatagggGTggatgtgtgtgcgtgtgtgtattttttggtttttgtttttttgtttttttttttttttttttttttttttactttggcatTGTTATATTCCTAGACTTGTGTTCCTACATCTGTCACTGGAGGATAATACAACTCTAGTGCATAGTCCTGGTACTTAAAATAGCCTTACCTGCATTGTTTAGAACAGAAATTTTTCCAGTGATAGAGAAAAGCAAAGTCATTTGCAAAAAAGGACTTTCCTCAGAGGTCTGCTAGCAAAGATCTGGACTGTagttgttttgggggtttataaatttaattttttttttaaggtggctGAGCGGGAGTGGAAAGTGGTGAGGAGCCTTTCTGAACACATAGGCAACTTGTGAAAAGGCTGGTCTAAGTTGTGGCCTCTCCTCTTAAAATAATGCAGAAGCTATTGCAGACATGCACGTTGTGAGGAGCAATTCACCCAAATGCAGGGAATCGGTACAGTAGTCTCTGGAAGCAGAACATAGTGGACTTGTTAGACAAAAAGACGGATCTGACATTGCAAATCCTATGCTCTTCCATCTCAAAGGAGTCTGGTGTCATTTCCATGTTAGCTGCCAAACTATTCCTGGCTGCTGATCACAAACAGGCTATTTTTATGTTGACTAACAGTGGAAAACATGCCTTGCCTGTAACCGTGCTGCTACCTTCTTTAGTCAAAAGATGTTTGCCACTGTCCATGTGCAAAACCAATGCTGAGTCAGTCATATATGCACCCACACAGATCTGCTGTGTGTGCCTGCGTGCTGTGAGGCTTGGATAAGGAGGATAAGCAATCAATGTAGCCACATCTCAAAGACATCCCATTCTGCCTGCTGTGTAATACAGTCTCCCATAGCCGCTTATCTAATGCTGCCATCTAAACTTAGAGTGGCCAGCCTTGACAGCATGCTGCTCCTTAAAAACCTCTCTTGAGAATTTGTATTTCCTTAGACCAAATGTGTCCTCGTACCTTCtagtttattaaaaagaaaaggagctgtCAGGAACATACTGTGATAAGAAGTATTGTATGTAATTTGTATCTCTTCCCTACCATCTTGAATAATCTCATTTCTGTGTCCAGCCCTACCCATTTTAGATTACAGACTCCTCTGAGaaagagctgtttcttttttgtatgttttgttttgtggtggtggttttttttgctgtgcacGTATATCTTCTGCCCTCCCATACCATCACATATATTTGTGAGTCTTCCATATGCTGTGTTCTGATAATGAAGATATGCATATTTAGCATCCTTGAACTGCATCTTCTGAGATCAGTCTGCTATGTTGTCAAAGATTGCAATGTCTTCAGCAATTTCTGTGAGCACAGATTTTTCATAGTTACACTAGCACAGCATGAGGATCCTTAAAAACTCACCATGCctaatgtgttttattttttatttgaacagATAACTTGGACATCAGCACattgcagcagagcaggagataTGCAACCTGCGGAGGTCCAGCAGGAGTCTATAGTCAGTTATCTCCCACTCAGCCACATAGCTGCACAGATATATGACCTGTGGACTGGAATCAAATGGGGAGAGCAAGTTTACTTTGCTGAGCCAGATGCTCTGAAGGTATCTGCCTTGTATTGCACCTAATTAAGCTTGCACTTCTTCCTTTTAGAACACATCCTAAGGAGAGAATATCTCTCTGAAGGAGAGAATATCACCTCTTTGAAGAGGTGCAGAAGATGAAGATTGAGACCCCATTATtgtaagaattaaattaaaatatataatccaGATCCATAAGATTCTAATAAAGCAGAAGAATATGTATCCAAAGCAAAAGAAGTATAAGCAATTTTTGGAGGAAAGGGAGGCAGAAGGAACTAAACCActggtgtgttttccttcttgtatACATACCTTCCCCGATGTGTCAGAGCTGGCACGTGTTAGTGCATGTGTCTGACTGAAGTAGGTTCAGGAGTCCTTCTTTATATCCTACATGTTTAGTGATGTTCTACATGTTAGCGTTGCAAGATGCAGGCTTCATCAACAAACCTCTTTATCACTGCTCTGGACCCTTTGCAATGTTTTGAAATGATGTAATGATTTTAACAGGGCAGCTTGATTGACACGCTAAAAGAAGTGCAGCCAACATCTCACATGGGAGTTCCCAGAGTATGGGAGAAAATTATGGAGAAATTAAAGGATGCTTCTGCTCAGTCAGgatttatgaagaagaaaatccTGTCGTGGGCTATGTCACTTAGTTTAGAGAGAAACCTAAACTGCTCAAGCAGGTATGTATTATAATGAGTGAGATTTCCATCACCCTGAAAGTAGGTATCTGCTTGTAATAAACTATTAAGCATCAGTGAGACTCTTCAATATAAATGGGTAAAATTTGGCCTGGCATTACAACAAATGTAATGCAAGAGGGAGGGTGTAGTTATCAATTACAGTGGCTGATTTTAAACACAGGTGGCTGTTAAAAAAGTGTCCCTCCATCCTCCCTGAGAACATACTCCCCCTAACACGTCCTCCAGCTCTGTGCCTTCCGTGAATTGAACTGGTTAATTTGCAGCTGGGAGAGTTCCTGATGCAGTGCACCATGTGACTGTGCAAGCGCTAGTTGCTGGTGTGAGGAAAGGGCATGAATTCAGAGGAGGTGTATGAGAGCAGGGGAATTTTAGGGGGCAGCCCAGACAGGCTGGCTCATGACAGTTTGGGGTATGCACCATGTGAGTAATAACAGCTCATCTGCACACAGAAGCTCAGCAACACCCCCCATGAGTTCTCTGAGCTTTAAGTACATTCTCTCTGTTCTGAATAACATTGGTGTTTTCCTCCATAAGATTACCCATATAAAGAACGTCGTATAAATTCAAATATTAACTAATTCACAATTCTTTCCTGCTCCAAAGTTCTTGAAAGCGTGGCACAATGAAGGGTGAAATTGCTTATAGAAAATGGTATTCCAAAAGATCGTTCAGTGATACTGCTTTGCTCGTCGGATCGTTCAGCTTCTTAGATAGGTCCTCCAAATTTCAGATTTTAGTGGTATACGTTCTCAGAGACACATTTAACTCCTACAGAATCAGGAATACATGAGCTTTGTTTTATACAACATGTTTTTATAGATTCTTTATGTATTGTCAGTATTCACATGCCTCAGGAATTGGGAGTTCACTAGCAATGAAAGAcactgaataaatgaaaaaaggacAAATATGTAACCTGTTCTTACTGATGTAACTTTTGTCAACACCTAAAACCAAATGGCAAATACATCTCTGAACAAAATTTgtgtctgatttttgttttggaagtTTCATAGGTTGCTCTGGCTTACTGTCTCcctctcttctgtcttttgtACTCAGCAGTGATTTAAAGCAATTCTGGACAAGGTTAGCAGACTACTTAGTGCTTGCAAAAATACGCAATGCACTGGGTTTTTCTTCCTGTCAGAAGCACTTTTCTGGTGCTGCTCCTCTCAATAcagaaacactgtatttcttcttgGGTCTGAACATCACCCTGTATGAGGCCTATGGGATGAGTGAGACCACAGGCCCACATTGCCTATCTGGGCCCTATATTTACAGGCAGCACAGGTaactttactacttttttttttttttttaaatggtatatTTCATTATATCTATGAGAATAGTTTTTACTAAGTTCAGCAAAGATCTTATcgcttattttattttctctcaatGCTTTGCCAATCTATTGTGACTTTGGGAGGCAAAATAACTTCCAGATCAGAAGCTGAACACATGCCTCCATAGCATGCCACGCCAAGAGCACTGAAAGTGATCTACAGCATTATATGTAGAACACGGTTACTAAATCTGATGTATATCCtagccctggcccagggtgggATAGATTCCAAATGCAAAACCTCAAATACAAAAGTGGTTTTATGCCTGAAGatacagaggggggaaaaaaccaggaAGTGCGGGGCAAGATAGACAGCTGGAAAGTGCTTAGATACTCTAACATATCTGCCTCGGTGAATTTGTATTCCATAGCTTTCGAACAGTTACAGCAGGGTGTTGTTTACAGTCACTAATATTTTGATAGTTCAGGGATTTAGCATGTTAGATGTCTTATCAGTATTATGTTTACTATTTCCGTGCtcctggtgttttttttcctgctgttttccaaTAGCTGTGGTAAACCAGTACCTGGCTGCAAAGTGAAATTGGTGGACGAAGATACAGAAGGCAACGGAGAAATCTGTTTCTGGGGAAGGACTGTTTTCATGGGGTATTTAAATatggaagacaaaacaaaagaagcctTTGATGAGGATGGGTGGCTGCATTCTGGAGATTTAGGAAAACTAGACAAGGATGGCTTTCTCTATGTCACTGGAAGGATTAAAGGTAATAAGCAAAATCTTGCTTCATGTTTGTGGTAACTGTTCAGCACTGTTCAGTCACATGTCAGATGTGGCCCATCTAATTAAGTGTCTTTCCTCTAATGCCAGCAGCATTGGCCTAGTAGGAAGGTAAAATAAACTTTCCTATGAGGAAACCATGGTGTGTCCTATTTGGGAAAGGTTTCCCTCTGGTCTGCAATAGGTGGACTTGATTCAGTTCCTACAGTGTGGCTTTTTATCTCTCAGACCTTTATTCAGTATTACAGTTAATAATATGAACTAATAATGCAGGTTTAATGTGTCGTCTTTGATTCTGATGGTTCATTAAGCTGTCTGGTCTCCCTTTGAATCTTACTAAATTGTCTTAATTGCACATTAGAATGCTTAGACAGTGACAAGAGACAGTCCTCTGTTATATAAAAGTTGTTGCTGTTGGTCAGAGCTAGGTTCCTCTGGTGCCTTAGGTGACGTGTTTGCAGAGACTAGTGTTGAAGCTTTAGAGCAGAAGGGAAAGTTAAAGCAGGTATTACGACAGGACATAGCTTGAAGTCTCATGTGAGTAAGACTGGTTACTTGCTTACTTAGAAGCTTTTTTTCATGATACATATTCAGAGCGGCTTGGTCACAGTTGAGATGTAACTGAGGAATATTTAATAGTTGAGTAACTATCATCTTAGAACATATGATGAATCACTAGGGAGATAACACAGATGAGTGACTATGTCATAGGATGACATAGTGTCCTGTTAGGAATCAGGACTTAAGTAAATACTATTAATAGCCCCCACCAAATGCAGCTATCTTGatttttaacttgctttcttACCTGATTCATTTTCCTTTAGCATAGCAGTTAGCAACTCCTAGTCTCTCATTCTGTCATAACACTTGTGTTTCGCTTACATCTTCCTTGATTGCTGAACTGATAGCAATTACTATAAATTACAAGACAGGTACACCATCTGGGATAAAATAACTGTCTGTCTAGTTTCAATGAAGTTTTAAAACCGAGTCCAAATAAGGTAAAACCTAATAGAAGGTAGTAAAGAAGCTTTTATTCTACTGACTGAAACAGGACTTCCTTTGGTTCTGTGGGTCTTGTGAGTTTTAGGACTCCTTAGCTGCAAAGCACAAAGATGTAGCTAGGGAAGTCTGTACAGGGGCAGTATTGGTAGAGGTGTGGAAAAAGTTGTTACAATTATTACAGTTGTCTGGATCAGCTGGGAAAAAGCTGACATCTCAGACAGTGAAAAACGAAGTTCCGGGGAGATTGATCTAAGACAAAGACAGGACTAAGGCAAAAGGATGgtggaatgaaaggaaaaaatagaccTAGACAAGTTTGGATACACAGCTAACTTTGGTATGTATCTGTGGTTTGACAAAAGTCTCTCGTTCTGTAAATCCTACTTGTGCTTCCTCAAATGTGTGCAGTGTGTTGATtagcaagagaaataatttttataggtAGGAGATCGATGCCTATTCCATACCAGAATGTTGGGTATAGACTGGAAGTTATTTCTCATCATAGTTCTCATGGAGCAGTAGAGACAGTAGGACCCAAACCTGTGACTGCTAAAAGGATGCTATATTCCCTTGACTGCATCTAAATTCTTCAAGTTTATCGCTGACAGGGATCAGGTACCAACCCAATCCTTAGTGCACACAATCAACTGCATTATTACGCAAAGGAGTGATATTCCATTTGTCTGCATTGTTTGTTGAAGCATGTTCTGAAATGCCGCAAAGACTATTATTTGAGGACAGTGAGAAGTGACCACTGTAATGAAAGCAAAGAGTTGGAATTTACTTAGATATTACTCAAATTCCAATGAATATATGTATTATACTTCAGAACAAATGCATTCAAATGATAGTGCACGTTTCTTTATCAACAGAATAAGGTATCACTGCCATTGTTTACAAAtccttaaaaatattacaattcCAGTCTGTCATTATACTCCCCTCTTGTCAGAAGTAGGGCAGGAATCACGACTTCCACTACAGACTTCCTCTCTTGGATCTTTACTTCCTCCTCAcgctccttttccttctttccgtGTTGCTTTTATGGAGCCTTCCTGCAGTAGTAACTTGTTTTTGTCTGACCCCTCTTGGTGGCTTTAAGAATTAGTTTTAATCATGATAACAATGAACTTGCTTTTTGTTGAGATAGCAACAGTAAAATAGAGAGTGAATCCTATGCTAATTTGGAAGAGATGATTGCTCACAGAAAAATTCCAGATTATGCAACAGTGCC from Chroicocephalus ridibundus chromosome 9, bChrRid1.1, whole genome shotgun sequence encodes:
- the ACSBG1 gene encoding long-chain-fatty-acid--CoA ligase ACSBG1 isoform X2; this translates as MVCPHSVHICYLLSPQADLLRVGWKNRTFTDAQTVCRDLLPHLEETQDEGIEAAESLWTSVADGRVRLRIDNSCPQTPITVHQMFKESLEKYGSLNALASKKNGKWEKITFSEYYCLSRKAAKSFLKLGLERFHSVAILGFNSPEWFISAVGAVFAGGIVTGIYTTNSPEACHYIAHDSKTNIMVVENQKQLEKIMQIWNRLPYLKAVVLYKDSIPERHPNLYMMEEFLELGDDIPDATLDYIINSQKPNQCCVLIYTSGTTGKPKGAMLSHDNITWTSAHCSRAGDMQPAEVQQESIVSYLPLSHIAAQIYDLWTGIKWGEQVYFAEPDALKGSLIDTLKEVQPTSHMGVPRVWEKIMEKLKDASAQSGFMKKKILSWAMSLSLERNLNCSSSSDLKQFWTRLADYLVLAKIRNALGFSSCQKHFSGAAPLNTETLYFFLGLNITLYEAYGMSETTGPHCLSGPYIYRQHSCGKPVPGCKVKLVDEDTEGNGEICFWGRTVFMGYLNMEDKTKEAFDEDGWLHSGDLGKLDKDGFLYVTGRIKDLIITAGGENVPPIPIEDAVKKELPIISNAMVIGDKKKFLSMLLTLKSVLDPDTSDPTDILTEQARDFCQKIGSKATKVSEIVATRDQAIYQAIQEGINKVNMNATNRVHCIQKWIVLPRDFSISGGELGPTMKLKRLTVLEKYRNEVDSFYEE
- the ACSBG1 gene encoding long-chain-fatty-acid--CoA ligase ACSBG1 isoform X1, with the translated sequence MPTSGEALTKKLQDENAVNISESYENGTFTDAQTVCRDLLPHLEETQDEGIEAAESLWTSVADGRVRLRIDNSCPQTPITVHQMFKESLEKYGSLNALASKKNGKWEKITFSEYYCLSRKAAKSFLKLGLERFHSVAILGFNSPEWFISAVGAVFAGGIVTGIYTTNSPEACHYIAHDSKTNIMVVENQKQLEKIMQIWNRLPYLKAVVLYKDSIPERHPNLYMMEEFLELGDDIPDATLDYIINSQKPNQCCVLIYTSGTTGKPKGAMLSHDNITWTSAHCSRAGDMQPAEVQQESIVSYLPLSHIAAQIYDLWTGIKWGEQVYFAEPDALKGSLIDTLKEVQPTSHMGVPRVWEKIMEKLKDASAQSGFMKKKILSWAMSLSLERNLNCSSSSDLKQFWTRLADYLVLAKIRNALGFSSCQKHFSGAAPLNTETLYFFLGLNITLYEAYGMSETTGPHCLSGPYIYRQHSCGKPVPGCKVKLVDEDTEGNGEICFWGRTVFMGYLNMEDKTKEAFDEDGWLHSGDLGKLDKDGFLYVTGRIKDLIITAGGENVPPIPIEDAVKKELPIISNAMVIGDKKKFLSMLLTLKSVLDPDTSDPTDILTEQARDFCQKIGSKATKVSEIVATRDQAIYQAIQEGINKVNMNATNRVHCIQKWIVLPRDFSISGGELGPTMKLKRLTVLEKYRNEVDSFYEE
- the ACSBG1 gene encoding long-chain-fatty-acid--CoA ligase ACSBG1 isoform X5, with the protein product MFKESLEKYGSLNALASKKNGKWEKITFSEYYCLSRKAAKSFLKLGLERFHSVAILGFNSPEWFISAVGAVFAGGIVTGIYTTNSPEACHYIAHDSKTNIMVVENQKQLEKIMQIWNRLPYLKAVVLYKDSIPERHPNLYMMEEFLELGDDIPDATLDYIINSQKPNQCCVLIYTSGTTGKPKGAMLSHDNITWTSAHCSRAGDMQPAEVQQESIVSYLPLSHIAAQIYDLWTGIKWGEQVYFAEPDALKGSLIDTLKEVQPTSHMGVPRVWEKIMEKLKDASAQSGFMKKKILSWAMSLSLERNLNCSSSSDLKQFWTRLADYLVLAKIRNALGFSSCQKHFSGAAPLNTETLYFFLGLNITLYEAYGMSETTGPHCLSGPYIYRQHSCGKPVPGCKVKLVDEDTEGNGEICFWGRTVFMGYLNMEDKTKEAFDEDGWLHSGDLGKLDKDGFLYVTGRIKDLIITAGGENVPPIPIEDAVKKELPIISNAMVIGDKKKFLSMLLTLKSVLDPDTSDPTDILTEQARDFCQKIGSKATKVSEIVATRDQAIYQAIQEGINKVNMNATNRVHCIQKWIVLPRDFSISGGELGPTMKLKRLTVLEKYRNEVDSFYEE
- the ACSBG1 gene encoding long-chain-fatty-acid--CoA ligase ACSBG1 isoform X3, with the protein product MPTSGEALTKKLQDENAVNISESYENGTFTDAQTVCRDLLPHLEETQDEGIEAAESLWTSVADGRVRLRIDNSCPQTPITVHQMFKESLEKYGSLNALASKKNGKWEKITFSEYYCLSRKAAKSFLKLGLERFHSVAILGFNSPEWFISAVGAVFAGGIVTGIYTTNSPEACHYIAHDSKTNIMVVENQKQLEKIMQIWNRLPYLKAVVLYKDSIPERHPNLYMMEEFLELGDDIPDATLDYIINSQKPNQCCVLIYTSGTTGKPKGAMLSHDNITWTSAHCSRAGDMQPAEVQQESIVSYLPLSHIAAQIYDLWTGIKWGEQVYFAEPDALKGSLIDTLKEVQPTSHMGVPRVWEKIMEKLKDASAQSGFMKKKILSWAMSLSLERNLNCSSSDLKQFWTRLADYLVLAKIRNALGFSSCQKHFSGAAPLNTETLYFFLGLNITLYEAYGMSETTGPHCLSGPYIYRQHSCGKPVPGCKVKLVDEDTEGNGEICFWGRTVFMGYLNMEDKTKEAFDEDGWLHSGDLGKLDKDGFLYVTGRIKDLIITAGGENVPPIPIEDAVKKELPIISNAMVIGDKKKFLSMLLTLKSVLDPDTSDPTDILTEQARDFCQKIGSKATKVSEIVATRDQAIYQAIQEGINKVNMNATNRVHCIQKWIVLPRDFSISGGELGPTMKLKRLTVLEKYRNEVDSFYEE